The window GGATTTTGCCTTGCCGAGGTAAAACATGGCGTGGGTGGCCGGAAGGTCTTTTCCAGCGTTGTACGTACCATTCCAGAAGAGCAGGTCGCCGGGTTTGAGATCGGCAAACTCGGGCGCGGAGAGGTCGGTGCCGGTCACGGGGTGAAAGGTGCCCGCCTTGCGCGCCCATTCGTATTGCGCGGCGGAGGAGCGAGGGGGTTCCTTGATGCCGTTCTGCCGCAGCACGTAGTACACCGCGCCGGAGCAGTCCATTCCCTTCTGCGCGGGATCGGCTGATCCGTAAAGATAGCCGAGGTTCTGTCGAGTGAGCGTGAGAGCGGACTCGATCAGCTTTTGAATGTTGGGAGGATAGGTTTCAAAGTCCGCGATCTCGGAGGAGTTGATGCTCGAGACCGCTGCCGGAACGTACTTTGTGCTCTGCTGGGCCGGACTCTCCGGAGCAAGCAGAAAGAGCGCTACGAAAACCGTCGCAAGACCAGCCGATAAATACCGTCGAGCGGAATGGCGAGGAGCAGGAGAATTAACGCCCAGAGCGGAGTGAAGTAGCGGTGCAGCTCCACGCCCAGCAGGAAAACGGCCAGTCCATAGCCCCACAGGGCGATGGACCACACCCCGATGGTGTTCCGCCATGGGCTGAAGAGCGACAGGATCGTGCCGAGAACCACCCACCAGCCGAGAAGGCTCGGTCGGGATTCCAGCATGGTCGAGGGCTTGCCCCTCGGGCGATAAATCAGGTCGCCCGCACGTTGATAGGCGTCGGAATAGGCGACCAGGAAACGGGCTCCGGCAAAATCGGGATGAGGATTGATCCATGTGCGTACGGTCGAGTACGGCGGCATTGGCTCATCCTTGGGAATCCCCAGGGCGATGCGCAGCATGCTCGGCGTGTTTCTCTTCGATCCATACTGTTTTTCGAATTTCTCATCGTAATAGGATGTCTCAAAGCGATCCGTGTCGAAATCTGTCTGGTTCGCGGAACCGGCGAGGCGGGTGAGCGCGATGTAAAGGAAGAGGTGCGGGCTGGAGGTGAGAGCCTCCTTGGACAGTTCATGGTAGAGCTTGTTCAGCCCCTT of the Terrimicrobium sacchariphilum genome contains:
- a CDS encoding C40 family peptidase — translated: MGVNSPAPRHSARRYLSAGLATVFVALFLLAPESPAQQSTKYVPAAVSSINSSEIADFETYPPNIQKLIESALTLTRQNLGYLYGSADPAQKGMDCSGAVYYVLRQNGIKEPPRSSAAQYEWARKAGTFHPVTGTDLSAPEFADLKPGDLLFWNGTYNAGKDLPATHAMFYLGKAKSDGLPLMVGSSDGRRYRDKRRDGVSVFDFRLPKPGSKSRFIGYARIPGLQ